A genomic window from Vigna radiata var. radiata cultivar VC1973A chromosome 2, Vradiata_ver6, whole genome shotgun sequence includes:
- the LOC106755319 gene encoding 3-deoxy-manno-octulosonate cytidylyltransferase, mitochondrial has translation MANFPSPCSSSSSSSTASFGSSTSAKTWVVHGIVAGVAIAAAVGARAYMTRFDKFRSRVLGIIPARYASSRFPGKPLVQILGKPMIQRTWERAKLAATLDHIVVATDDEKIADCCRQFGADVIMTSESCKNGTERCNEALQKLGKSYDIVVNIQGDEPLIEPEIIDGVVKALQAAPDAVFSTAVTSLKPEDAHDPNRVKCVIDNRGYAIYFSRGLIPFNKSGKVNQQFPYLLHLGIQSYDVKFLRIYPDLQPTPLQLEEDLEQLKVLENGYKMKVIKVNHEAHGVDTPEDVGKIESLMRERNLS, from the exons ATGGCAAATTTCCCCTCACCTtgttcttcgtcttcttcttcttctacggCCTCGTTTGGATCTTCGACAAGTGCAAAGACGTGGGTTGTCCATGGAATTGTGGCGGGAGTGGCGATTGCAGCGGCGGTGGGTGCACGTGCTTACATGACCCGATTCGACAAGTTTCGGAGCCGGGTCCTGGGTATTATACCCGCCCGATATGCATCTTCTCGGTTTCCGGGAAAGCCTCTGGTTCAAATCCTGGGCAAGCCCATGATCCAG AGAACATGGGAAAGGGCAAAGCTGGCGGCTACATTGGATCATATTG TTGTGGCAACTGATGATGAAAAGATTGCTGATTGCTGTCGACAATTTGGAGCTGATGTTATTATGACATCAGAATCTTGCAAAAATG GTACGGAGCGCTGCAACGAAGCCTTACAGAAACTTGGGAAAAGTTATGATATTGTTGTCAACATTCAGGGTGATGAACCACTTATTGAACCTGAGATAATAGACGGTGTTGTGAAAGCTTTGCAG GCAGCTCCAGATGCAGTGTTCAGCACTGCAGTCACATCTTTAAAGCCTGAAGATGCTCATGATCCAAATAGAGTGAAATGTGTGATAGATAATCGTGGTTATGCCATCTATTTTTCACGAGGATTAATCCCATTCAACAA GTCAGGGAAGGTCAATCAACAGTTCCCGTATTTGCTTCATCTTGGGATTCAG AGCTATGATGTGAAGTTTCTAAGGATATATCCTGATCTTCAACCTACTCCTTTGCAACTAGAGGAGGATTTAGAGCAGCTTAAAGTCCTTGAGAATGGCTACAAGATGAAG GTGATAAAGGTTAATCATGAGGCCCATGGTGTTGACACTCCGGAAGATGTTGGAAAGATAGAATCTCTAATGCGTGAGAGGAACTTGTCTTGA